The sequence GGAGCAAACAGGGAGTTTACAACCCCACCTGTCAGTCTGACTTGGGTTGTAATGTTTATTCCAACAACAGCAATATTTGCTCCAGAGGTGAATACAATATCAGCTGCTTCGGGATCATTATAAATCTGCAAAAAGAACAAAGTCATTAGGTTAAGAATCAATGTGATAAGATATGAAAATCTGATCTTTAAGTTTAAActtcctaaaataaataaataaacgttGTGTGGCGATTAGTAAATGTATAGTGGATAGTCTTCAACTAGTCATATGTCTAAAAATAACATACGTCTACAACTTACAAGCTGATTACTTCATGTGTTGGGAgagtaaaggaaaaaaaaaaaggcttATCTAAAAACCAAGAAATAACTGATGTATAATAGCTTTATTCAAAAACTGAATTATAAATTACACACGCATAACTGCATTAGGTGGTAACAGAACAGCTATTGTATTTAACAAAATTGCATTAGTTGATAACTTAATCCCTATTATACTTACCGATTTTGCTAAAACTACCCTTAAGATTAAGTTAGTAGAAATTTTTCAAGTTTTTCTTTCGATAAATACTTTATAAATGTATTGGAAACTTCAACTTTTTAGTCTTTCAATCAACTTTCCACATTTAACACCTTAACAAGTGCTCCCTTGTTAGCTAAACCCAATACTTATTTCTTAGCTCATCTTCGAGAATTTCCTAGGTGAAGCCATGAATGTATAAAAGAAAATAGGTCACTTGAACAAAATAGAGATAGATCCTGTCCAATCAAGCAAGTTAAGGAGCTCCATATTGAATTCATATAGGAGAAAAGAACAGAGGAATCCAACACCTACATTTGCTTCCGCAGCAGGATTAACATTCCCCAAGGCAAAGAATGAACCTCCAAGTATAACTATTCTCTTCACCTTGCTTGCAAAAGATGAATCTCTTTTGATTGCCTAATAATAGAGATCACACTATCAGATCAAGAAATATATGCAACAAAAGCTTTAAATTAAGAAGGTCAAGATCACAAAGTAAGAGGAATCCAAGAAAACTTACTAACGCTAAGTTCGTCAACGGTCCAAGTGCAAGTATAGTTACTTCACCAGGATATTCAGACACCTTCTCTACCAAAAACTCACAAGCACTCTTCTCAATCTTCTTAGTCGTAGGCGGGGGTAGGAATATGTTACCCAATCCATCTTTACCATGAACAAAATCAGCAACACGAGGCTCTCCACCCTTTTACAAAAGTCAGCATAATAAAATACTggaaatacagaatcaaccaaaAGGTGGGAAAAATAAAAGGGGGGTGGGGGGTAGGGCCCGAGGCATGGCAGCAATATTTTGACCGGTGACCCACAAAGATGAGACaaaggaatggaaaacaaagcACAATTCTAAAACTTAATTTGACCAAACATTGAACAAGGTCAAACTAAATATTAAATAGTTACCTTCAATGGCTCAGGGGAACCCTCTGCAACAGGAAGATTTTGACGGCCTGCGATCTCACACTATCCTTTTTGCATAGTGAAAACACAAATCAAGAACATGttcaagaaacataaaaaaaaaatgtgcTAAAAATTGGAAACTAGAAAACACATACCAAAAGCAAAGCATTCTGGGTGGCATCTGTGGTAGCAACATTACCAAAAATGGTGGTAAAACCCAGCATCTCCACCTCAGGGCATTGAAATGCCATCATAATCGCCATGCTATCATCTGCATAACCAACAAAAGACTAATTCCTTTTCTAATTTTTCAATTCATTAGAATTATTAAACGCACATATATCCTTCAGCACACCAGATTGAAGAacatcaaaaattaattttcatacTTCCAACCTAAAGCATGATAATAACGTAATCTATAATCTAAATTACGTCAAAAACTAATTAgctttagaaaattaaaattacacAATTGAAATAGCGAGTTGGAGCTCACCGATGCCAGGGTCGGTATCGATAATGAGCTTCTCGGGAAGTGGACGCATTCCGTCACAACCGTTGCCATTGACGGCGCCGTCAGAATGATTTGCGAGAGTGGCCATGAATTTGGGATCAGAGCTACGGATTGAAGGAAATCGCGAAGCCAAAATCAGATAGCAGCAAGAAGAAGAGCAATGATGATGTACGAAGCCGTGGAAAGTGTGTGATGTTATTTATGCTTGTATGTATGTGTGTATGTATTTATGTGTCGCACAGTTGCCGAGTGCATACACACATACACACAAAGGTATGAAGGGAAGGGACGAAAGTGCAATGAGAATATGCAGAGATTGGGTTTGCCTGATGATGATGTTCCAATTTGATGCAaaaggagagaagagagagagaagagagatggCGATAATATAAGGGGTTGGTGTGAATATATAGTACAGACTACAGAACGCTTTCTCGTCTATGAAGTTCTATCCAATCAAAGGATGACACGTTGCGCATCTACATTGCATTCCTATTGAATATCCtttatcttttctctttttccctttttctattttatctttatctttttatgGTTAAATTAAATCCGAATGCATCGCTTGTGTCGCGGTTCGCAAAGCGAAAAAACTTTGGAAAGTGGTAATCCGTTTTGGGATTTGTCCCAAAAGTGAGACGACCAGTATCTCTGagcttaattttaattttaattttaattttaattttataaaaattttcgaaaatcattaactctttttcaaaattaattttcgaaattccctctccctcatcttcttctatttatttaattacttactaacacttctcttcatctcatatctctgctctcctcacctttgtgtttggattctcctcccttctctttatttacattacattcttttcttcttcaatttaAAGTTTTTAATAgttaacttatttatttatttaaataaatgttaaaagttcaaatcttattttatGCAATAATTATCTCTTTAGTTTGCagtgttgataaacccatatccaaaattttaatgtgacaaattaatttttttctgtcAGACTAAGAAACTTAACGATAAACTAAATTTGACAAAGAGAAACTCATCAGCccaacaatttttaattttttgtcatTATTTAATGGGCAAATCACGTCAATAAGTTAAGAGGAGCAAAAATTTGTAAATAAGTCAAATTAAAAATTGGTTCATAAATAAATCAAGAGacatttttatatagtttgaATCAGTCTAATTTAAATTCTATctctatgtaattcgaatcaacttgatTTGAATTATCTACACACGTACAcacccactaattcgaatcaacctgattacagtaattcgaatcagggtgattcgaattatacacacGTTATCCATAATAATTCGAATTAgccagattcgaattactcatgatTTAATTTTGCCcgttcttttattaaaaaattaataattgattaaaaaattaataatttaaaaattaaaaaaatatattttatttaatgcattaaaaaaagctaacaaaatatttaattacgagacttctttaaaatattaatgaactatcaattcgaatttcatACAATACTATTTTGCTCATTTTTAAAAGCTcatgaatattttaaaaaaaaatttaataaatttatttaaattataccacaaaaaaatattttattctatacaaaataattttaaaaaaaatggcttaaaagatgttaaaagtactataaaaatttataatgttCTAATGAAtgaggacattaaagaaatactactctacatagtcaataataatttagaaattaaaaaaattataattataaccaatatttacctaaattactagaatattacaaactttatagtactcctaacattttttaagctaaataataatttaaattgttttgcatagaatAGAGGGCATTTTAAGTCATTttctatgcaaaacaattttaaaaatggctaaaaaatgttaggagtactatgaAACTTGGTAATATTCTACTAATTTAGGTAAATACTTgttataactatattttttttaatttctaaattattattgattatgtagagtatttctttaatgtcctaagccattaggacattacaaatttttatagtactcctaacatcttttaagccacttttttttaattattttgtatagaataaaatatttttttgtggtataatttaaataaatttatgaaaaaaatttataaaataatattcatgagctattaaaaatgggcaaaagagtattgtatgaaattcgaattgatagctcattaatattttaaagaagtctcgtaattaaatattttgttagctttttttttaatctatgaaataaaaaatatatattttttaaattttaaattattaattttttaatcaattattaattttttaacaaaagaATAGGCAGAATTAAATTATGAGTAATTTAAATCTagccaattcgaattactatgtgcagtgtgtataattcgaatcaacctgattcaAATTACagagtgtaattcgaatcaggttgattcgaattagtgggtgtgtgcgtgtgtatgtaattcgaatcaggttgattcgaattacattgaAGGTGTAATTCAAATTAGGTTAATTGGAATTACATAAAAATGCCCtcttattaataaataaattttattaatccaaatatataaattctgaaaaatatagatacaaattatattaatttatgtgtgtaaattttaataaaaataggtacaaattatatattttttatatacaaaatttttataaatatgagtGTAAATTATTACTGATCAAATGTTgatcaaaaataataatattattgctCCTTGACAATATTATGGAAGTTGAGGAGAATTAATATGTACTCAAGAAGGTATTTTTGGCATTTTAGAATTAAGAATTTATCTCAAAAACAGTGATATTGAAATGGCAGCACTCATAAGATTTATTTAGTAAGGATAGTAAGATGTCCGACAGTTTAAATCCCGTGAAAGACACAAATTTTAGcaataatttttgaatttatataGTCTCTATTTAAGTTTGGTTTGTTGTTAAGATttgttaaaaatttgatttggttttgatttgtttagtagtatttataggtattttaaatttaaattaaatcttatctaatctaataagatcaaatctgatttaatctaataagatcaaatctgatttaaaataATTATGATATCTTttaggatcttttaatttaaattagttatcatatcttttagttatcatatcttttaattttagaGTTATATTTAGAAAGATTTGTCCCACTTTTAAACTAATCTATTAGGGATCTATTTAAACagtttttatgagacaatttaaaTAATAGAGACTTTGATGTTTAAGTTAGTAAATATTTTAGGTAGATTTTTAGTAGATTGAGATTTGAATATACTTGAGGAATGTTAGTAAATTTATAGTAGAATAAATAACCACCTCTTAAAATAATTTCATCTTAGTTAATGAATAATCGTTCCTTTTTGTTACAGAAATTGTTGAGATCTTTCTTCTagactaataaaaaatatctaaagttgaattttatttattttaaatcttACAAAATTATGGACCAATACATGAACACTACTTTTATAAATTCTTTTTGGAATTTCTCAATTAGTATGGAGGATATGTTatttctcaaaaataaatatagttaATAATTAGGGGAACCATTAAGAAGATATATTATGAGAAAGTAGGAATTACCATTCATATAACTGATTTTATCACcactttattaaaaaaatatactgTAAAATTATTTTCACCAAGTAATATTGCTAATTTATCTGCAAATCTTTTTGCTAATTGAATGTTTCATAGTTTATTATTCAATAGTAGAGAAAATGGTACCTAATACTCGAAACAGTTGAAATATGAAATTTCATAGTAAAAAgattgtaaaaaaaaaagaaaatagatttATCCATATGATCATTCGTTTacatggttctgaaaatcgaaccggacCGGTCGGTTCAACTGGAAAAATCGGGAACCGATCACCTAACCGATCCGAGTAAGGTCAGAAACCGATTGGCAAAAAACCGGTAaaaaaaccggtcgaaccggcaaTTAACCGGTGAACCGAGAGAACCGTCCAATTTTTTTACGGTTTATTGGTTTGAAAATTAAActtcaaaacggcgtcgttttgaaggaaaaaaaaaaaagagaaaagggcTATCTTCAGCCAcgaaccctaaatccctaattgCCACCAGCCACCACCCTCAGTCAGTATCTCAGTTTCTCTCACCCTCTCACCCTCCGACAGGCCACAGCCCCTCATCGCCGTCGCACCTCTCCTCCATCGCCGTCGCGGAGCTCCGCTCCTCCATCGTAGTCGCCCAGCTCGCCACCTCCACCGTCGCACCTCTCCTCCATCGCCGTCGCCCAGCTCCCCACCTCCACCGTCGTCGCCCAGCTCTCCACCTCCACTGTCGTCGCCGAGCTTTCCACCTCCACCGTCGCACCTCTCCTCCATCACCGTCGCCCAGCTCCCCACCTCCACCGTCGTCGCCCAGCTCTCCACCTCGCCCAGCTCGCCGGTAATACTCTGCCTTCCACCTCGGTTCATGTATGCGGGCATGATTCTGTTCATGGTTCTGTTCTTGTTCCTGTTCTTCTCTATCACAGAAAACATGTTGCTCTCTGTTCATGTTCCTTTCTGTTCATGACTTCATGTTTATCTTTGATGTTTCTGTTCCTATATCTGTTTAATTTTGATGCTCCAATTTTTTGCTGCTTTAAATTGGGCTAAAGTTGAATTTGAAGATAACCAAGATTGCCTTAATCTTTTTGAAAAGCTACATATCTTCTTTGCCCATTTTTTCTCTGTAATATTCTGTAGTGTTTGATATTCATATTATGGAGGATAAGATTGAATCATGCTAAATCAGTAAATCCTAATAAAAGTGAGCAAATCTATTGGACAAAGCAGGGCAAATTGTGTTCCTTAATAATAACGATTAAGAAAGTAATCTGTATTGTTTTGACAGCAATAGCCTGCCTGTCTATGTGTGTGTGTTCTGGATGAAATTTGGTGTTGCTAATAGCCTAATATCTTTCTATTCTTTGTTGTGGAAATTTGCCATATCTGATTAGAAAACTCCTTGTTTGTGTATAGAAACCATAGGGATAGTCCTTGTTTGTGTATAGAAagttagtaattgtatcttttgaatgtagaacactATAGGTTTGTCATTATGtacgttttattttttgtttagttataaactttgatgtttgaagttgtttgtgaacctcTGATATTAAGtaatggataatttattatgtaaaatattaaattttattaagttataaattattaaattttattaagttaataattttatttaatatttaattaaaccggttaaaCTCCGGTTCAACTCCGGTCGAACCAGTAAATCATTGAACCAGTAATTTCATCtgtttattgaccggtccggttctcgcaaccttgttcGTTTATCAAATAATTTGCCATAAAATATGTTCTGACAAAAGAAATAAACGTTGCAGGCAACTCCAAAATATTGAATAGACGGTCGttatatttgttattttcttctttcAAGAATATGTCTTCCTGTTTCCAGCTAAGTATGACATGGAAGGATGAGAAGAACTGAAGCTTTATAAAATTGACACACTATTTTCAAATATATCGCGTCAAGTAGTAGAGCTTTGAAGTTGAATgtcattggaatttggaaatagTCGGAACATGTTGTGGAAGCCTCGGACACGGAATAACCCACATGATTGTGCAAACAAAATTTATGTAGAAATGAAAAAACAACTGTTTTTACTCTATCTTTATAATGCTAATAAAATCATTGACAAAAACACAAAATGAACATATACTTATAAAAGATAAATTTTGTGTGATAATTGAGAAAAATACTACGATTAtcatattaattaaaatatatttattatactttgattttgGATACCTAATATCCTGGGGTGCTAGTTGAATAGATAttaggtatgatttaaatacttgtagtattaatgattagtcaataaaaaTTCTGTCAACTATCAATAAAGAGTTTGGGTTCTAAGATTATAAAACATAgatgaataaaatcttggccaagaaaattgaataaataaaaaaaataattcattagGTCATTCacattttattataataataataataaacaaggGCGGAGGTACACACTTGAAAAGGGGGCAATGCccccaaatttttaatttttgttaaaaaaataataatagacatggcccactttttttatttttcagccccctttctttttttttctgtacACTCCTAGCCCctttaattcataaaaaaaaaaatcaatccatTTTTATATAACGTTAACAAAGTATAATAGTTTTAGCCTTAGTCCaatagtttattt is a genomic window of Arachis ipaensis cultivar K30076 chromosome B06, Araip1.1, whole genome shotgun sequence containing:
- the LOC107648837 gene encoding uridine nucleosidase 1, which gives rise to MATLANHSDGAVNGNGCDGMRPLPEKLIIDTDPGIDDSMAIMMAFQCPEVEMLGFTTIFGNVATTDATQNALLLCEIAGRQNLPVAEGSPEPLKGGEPRVADFVHGKDGLGNIFLPPPTTKKIEKSACEFLVEKVSEYPGEVTILALGPLTNLALAIKRDSSFASKVKRIVILGGSFFALGNVNPAAEANIYNDPEAADIVFTSGANIAVVGINITTQVRLTDADLLDLKESSGKHASLLGDMCKFYRDWHVKSDGVHGIFLHDPVSFVAVVRPDLFTYRKGVVRVETQGICTGHTLMDQGLKQWNSSNPWTGYSPVSVAWTVDVEGVLNYVRDLLMKP